Part of the Paenibacillus sp. YPG26 genome, GCTTAGTGTGCTGTCTTTGTACGGGAACGAGGACCTTGCCTTTGTGGTTACAGAAGAGATCGGGAAGCTGCCCAAGAATAAGAAATAAAGTAAGCGTGAGCTTCTCGCAGGACTGTGGGAGGCTCCTTCTTAATCCCTCTCGACCAGGTACTTGTTCGTCATGTAGTGGGCATCGCCTTTGTTCGTCTTCACCGGCGGCTTCTTCTTATCCAGGAATACAATCTCCTTACACTTGGTACAGTACCATTTAGTCCGGTAGTAAGGAGATTCCGTTGTATAGGTGGTGCCGCATTTACAATCAATATGAATCCATACGGAATTCTTCTTGAACTCCTCTGAAAGTCTGTTGTAGACTACTTCCTGCTGCTTGGGAAGGACCACTTCGCGGTAGCTGGAGAAGACGTTCTGCACTTTGAAATCCGCCACCAGTTCAGGATTCAGCCCGAAGAACTCTTTGCCAATCTCGGTTACAAACTTGGTGCTGCTCTTATAACTGTCCAGCCACTCCCCAATCTGGGCTGCGGAGAGAGGAACCGTTCCTTTAACCCCGCTATTCAACGTGTAGGTCATTATATGTAAATTGTCTTCCTGTTTGTTAGAATACATCCTTATACCTCCTGAATGGATTGAACGAGCTCCATACACCTCATCTATATTTATTCCACTTAATTATTACTCATTAATGTACCACTAAGTAAAGCCTAAACAAAGCCTGTTTGTGTTGGAAAAATCATACTGCTTCACCTGTTGACAAAAAAAAAGAAGAACACGCAGGCGTGCTCTCCTTCTTGAAGAGTTGGAACTATGAATTAGTAAGCCAGAGCGAAAAGGCCGTGGATGTGGGACAAGTAACGAATGTTACTTGCTTCCTTCATCAAGGAAGCCGGAGTTCCCTTCAGGCGGGTCTGGTTAGCACCCAGCATAGCAATTCCGTCTTTGCGTCCAAGGCTTCCAAGCGTACCTGAGAATACCGGATTGAATACTTCGAATGGAGCACCTTTGATCATAGCAGACAGATTGTAGCCGATCGTCTCGCCCATTTGCCATGCCAGCTGAGCTGTCGGCGGGTAAGGACGCGCACCTTCACTTGGAATCACAACCGCGCTGTCCCCGGCGATGAATACATCTTTGTGGGAAGTTGATTGAAGAGATTCCGTTACGGATGCACGGCCGCGGTTAACCTCGATGCCGCAGTTAGCCACAACGGAGTTCCCTTGAACGCCGCCTGTCCATACCAACGTGGAAGTCTCGATGGAACGTCCATCTTTCAGAATTACAGAGGTCGGCTTCATTTCTGTAATTGGCACTCCAGTTACGAACTGAACACCGCGCTTCTCAAGACTGGTTGTCGCACGTTCCACAAGCTCTGGCGGGAATCCTGCCAGAATGGAAGGTCCGGCTTCAACACAGTACAAGGACACTTCGTTGAAATCAATACCTTTTTGACGGCAGATCTCAGGAAGCTCATCCGCGAATTCACCAACAAGCTCAACACCTGTCAAGCCGCCGCCGCCAATCACGAACGTAGCATCCGCTTTGTTCTTGGATTGCTTATATGCGTTAAGTCTTTCTTCCACATGAGCGCGAACCCGGTTCGCATCATCTACGGATTTCAAGGTGAAGCTGTACTCCTGAAGTCCAGGGATTCCGAAGAATGCAGTCTCACTGCCCAGTGCGATGACAAGCGCATCGTATCTGAGGGTATTTCCGTTGCCAAGAACGACCTGCTTGTCATCCGGCTTAATCGTCTGAACGGTATCAATCACCAAATTCACGTTCTTGCCTTTGAGCAGCTTCTCCAGCGGAAGTGCTACTGCTTTCTCATGAAGATTGCCTGCAGCAAGGCGGTGAAGTTCAGTAATAATCTGGTGGGTCGGATAACGGTTAACGACAGTAATGTTCGCTTCATTCGCATCAAGATACTTGCGTGCAGTCAATGCGCTTAGCAATCCGCCGTAGCCGCCGCCCAAAATCAAAATTTGCTTCGACATATCCATCCTCCATTCTAAAATGTTTGTTTAGATTAACGCTGTGCTTTTTGGCGATCGTTCAATGTGTCCAGGAAAGCCTGGGTGAAACGAAGCGATTTTTGCACATTAGGGTCTTTAAGGATTTTGAGCAGGCCAAATACACCGATCGTTGAGGTGTCGGCTTGCGCGCGTTCGTTGGCTTCGATTGCCGTTGCGGCAATTCCTTTGACCTTACCCACTACCGGAGTAGCGAATTCAGAGAACCCGTGTTTCAAGTCGTTAACGAAGACCGGATCCTTGGCAATGCTTTGTGCGAAGTCATAGGCGGTAGTCAGAGCGCCCATCATTTCAGTAAGCTTCGGCAGCTGGTCTACCAGCACCAATAGGGATTGCTGTACCTCCGGCTTCATCAGCTGATCCAGCAATTCTCTCCCAGCTTCAGGGGACACCGCTTGAGAAGCCACTGCCTCCCCGGCAGCAGATGTCTCTTGTTGATTAGAAGTTTGTGACATTTGGAACTTCCTCCTTTACGTTGAATTATACAGCGTGAATTTTGGAACAAGAAAGTGGATGCCTGTCTTAGGTTCACTCTGTATAGTAGTCCGTTATTTACGTAATACCTGCGATAGACCTTACTATCCCCGGAATCAGTGGAGTGATCCGGCAATAGGAAAGGGACTGTTTCTTAACGTCTCCGAGAAGTTGAACAGGCCGAAACGGAACTCTATACTCTTATATTACACCACTTGTCAAAGAACTGAAAAAGAAATTTCACGATATTTTAAATATTGCAGTGAAATTTGGCGTAGACATGCTACAATTTGCTCATGATGCGCATGCTATATGCGGAAAAATTAATAAAAGGAGGCATCAGAATATTATGAAACAAGAGGCTGTATTCCGCCTTCTTTTGGCCATCGTGCTGTTCACGCTTGTCCCGTTCCTGTATGAATACCGCCTGGTTGCGTCCCTGTTCACTGTGATGGGCATTTACTTTGTAGTTACAGGAGCCTCCAAGCTCACCAGGAAACGTCCACGAAAATAATTTGCGCCTGTAGATTTGCCGGTACTTTATGTTTCCCTCAACTCAGCAGGGGTATGCGCCCCAATCCACTCATTCAGGCAAAAAATAAACGGCCCTCTCTTCTTAAGATAAGGGCCGCATGGCCGATTAGTTATAAGCGTACGCCTCTTCAAGCGTATCCATAAATATTCCGGTATAAGAGATCGACTGGGCTAGCTTCTGCATCTGATTCTTGGCAATCAGGGACGATGGATTGATCATCAGAATATGCTTGAACCCGTTCGACATGTACAGCTTGAAGCAGCCTTCGAGCACAGGCAGCATGTCCTGCTTGGATACAGACAGATCTGTAGAATCAATGATCAGCTTGTATGTGGACGGTTCAATGGAATTCACATTCTCCTCGTATTCCTTCAGAAAGGCTTCCGCCTCGTCAGGCTTCATGAACCCGCCAACAGTAATTACCAGCGACTTCTCAGCTTGCTTCTTCTCAAATTTGAACATGATGATATTACTCCTTTATAAGTAAGATATAGTCTAGATGATTAGAATTGATATAAAAGTGCGGACATGGTGTATCCGATTCCTACCGAGCAAAAGACAACTTTATCGCCAGGGGAGATCTTGCCGGATTCAAGCGCCTCTTCAAGTGCAAAGATCGGGCTTGTGACTCCGGTGTAACCATACTTCTCGCCGACAAAAGTATACTTGTCCAGTCCAACATGCATCTTCTCCAAAGTCTCCTCAATCTCGGGACGGGAGA contains:
- a CDS encoding DUF1641 domain-containing protein: MSQTSNQQETSAAGEAVASQAVSPEAGRELLDQLMKPEVQQSLLVLVDQLPKLTEMMGALTTAYDFAQSIAKDPVFVNDLKHGFSEFATPVVGKVKGIAATAIEANERAQADTSTIGVFGLLKILKDPNVQKSLRFTQAFLDTLNDRQKAQR
- a CDS encoding NAD(P)/FAD-dependent oxidoreductase, with product MSKQILILGGGYGGLLSALTARKYLDANEANITVVNRYPTHQIITELHRLAAGNLHEKAVALPLEKLLKGKNVNLVIDTVQTIKPDDKQVVLGNGNTLRYDALVIALGSETAFFGIPGLQEYSFTLKSVDDANRVRAHVEERLNAYKQSKNKADATFVIGGGGLTGVELVGEFADELPEICRQKGIDFNEVSLYCVEAGPSILAGFPPELVERATTSLEKRGVQFVTGVPITEMKPTSVILKDGRSIETSTLVWTGGVQGNSVVANCGIEVNRGRASVTESLQSTSHKDVFIAGDSAVVIPSEGARPYPPTAQLAWQMGETIGYNLSAMIKGAPFEVFNPVFSGTLGSLGRKDGIAMLGANQTRLKGTPASLMKEASNIRYLSHIHGLFALAY